In Limisalsivibrio acetivorans, one genomic interval encodes:
- a CDS encoding sucrose synthase, whose protein sequence is MKRKLKELFENHGNCLYTFFQSFFLEADRHFFLRTDIYNAWEKFLETEGGSQLKGTYGEDFFPGCQEMAVRAPWIYVASRPAIGIWEYYQIHTEAMEGEQISISDYLKQKERLVVGAKENANFALELDLFPFSREFPRMTENRSIGRGVEFLNRTLSGKMFGEKDNGGNRMLDFLRVHQVSGQQLMLNGHIEDIQQLRDSLRKAIKYLKSITNSTEYKEFSDRLKNLGFEPGWGSNAGRVKEMMSMLMDILEVPDPKTLERFLGRIPMIYSVVIVSPHGYFGQGNVLGMPDTGGQIVYILDQVKALEAEMKRQIQAQGIDITPQIVVLTRQIPESGNTSCHEPLEDIIGTENAKILRIPFRGEHGEVKQEWISRFKVWPYLERFSLESEKELYALLGGRPDLILGNYSDGNLVAYLLSRRMKVTQCNIAHALEKAKYLYSDLYWQDNRENNFACQFTADLVSMNACDFIITSTYQEIAGTEDSLGQYESYTSFTMPDMYRVVNGIDVFDPKFNIVSPGADEKVYFSYKDEKRRITDMHPELEELIYGETHDCRGTFENKDKPLLFTMARLDSVKNISGLVEWYAKNDELREQANLLVVAGKVDVEQSSDNEERHQIERMHQLMNDYDLDGQVRWLGRHLEKNKAGELYRYVADRQGAFVQPALFEAFGLTVIEAMASGLPVFATLYGGPLEIIEEGVSGFHIDPGNGEASSEKMVEFFRKCNENPDHWNYISDGAMARVKSRYTWKLYARKLLTLSRVYGFWKYVTNLEREETGRYLEMFYGTVYRRLAEDIH, encoded by the coding sequence ATGAAGAGGAAACTTAAAGAGCTTTTTGAAAACCACGGAAACTGCCTGTATACATTTTTCCAGAGCTTCTTTCTTGAGGCGGACAGGCATTTTTTTCTACGTACAGACATCTATAACGCATGGGAGAAATTCCTTGAGACAGAAGGAGGTTCCCAGCTTAAAGGAACCTACGGCGAGGATTTCTTTCCCGGTTGTCAGGAGATGGCGGTAAGAGCACCGTGGATATATGTTGCCAGCAGACCGGCCATCGGCATCTGGGAATACTACCAGATCCACACCGAGGCTATGGAGGGGGAGCAGATCTCCATATCCGACTACCTGAAGCAGAAGGAGCGCCTCGTGGTGGGAGCAAAGGAGAATGCCAACTTCGCCCTTGAACTGGACCTTTTTCCGTTCAGCAGGGAGTTTCCCAGAATGACAGAGAACCGGAGTATAGGAAGGGGTGTTGAGTTCCTTAACCGTACCCTTTCCGGAAAGATGTTCGGCGAGAAGGACAACGGAGGAAACCGCATGCTGGATTTCCTTCGTGTGCATCAGGTATCCGGCCAGCAGCTTATGCTTAACGGTCATATCGAGGATATCCAGCAGCTTCGTGACAGCCTGCGAAAGGCGATAAAATATCTCAAAAGCATCACTAACAGTACGGAGTACAAGGAGTTCAGCGATAGGTTGAAGAATTTGGGATTTGAGCCCGGCTGGGGGAGTAACGCCGGCCGTGTTAAGGAGATGATGAGCATGCTCATGGATATCCTTGAGGTGCCCGATCCTAAAACCCTCGAGCGCTTCCTTGGGCGGATCCCCATGATATACAGCGTTGTTATCGTCTCACCCCACGGCTATTTCGGGCAGGGGAACGTCCTCGGTATGCCCGACACGGGAGGACAGATCGTTTATATCCTTGATCAGGTGAAGGCTCTTGAGGCGGAGATGAAACGCCAGATACAGGCGCAGGGGATCGATATAACACCCCAGATCGTTGTGCTGACAAGGCAGATACCCGAATCGGGCAACACCTCATGCCATGAACCCCTTGAGGATATCATCGGCACGGAGAATGCGAAGATCCTGCGTATACCCTTCCGTGGTGAGCACGGAGAGGTTAAGCAGGAGTGGATCTCCCGATTCAAGGTATGGCCCTATCTTGAGAGGTTCTCCCTCGAGTCCGAGAAGGAGCTTTACGCACTCCTCGGCGGGAGACCGGACCTTATCCTCGGCAACTACTCCGACGGAAACCTCGTGGCTTATCTTCTCTCTAGGCGGATGAAGGTTACCCAGTGCAACATCGCCCACGCCCTTGAGAAGGCAAAATACCTTTACAGCGATCTGTACTGGCAGGACAATCGTGAGAACAATTTCGCATGCCAGTTCACTGCGGATCTTGTGAGCATGAACGCCTGCGACTTCATTATAACGAGTACCTATCAGGAGATAGCCGGCACCGAGGACTCCCTCGGCCAGTACGAAAGCTACACATCATTCACCATGCCCGACATGTACAGGGTTGTGAACGGAATAGACGTGTTTGATCCGAAATTCAACATCGTCTCTCCCGGTGCGGACGAAAAGGTGTATTTCAGCTACAAGGACGAAAAACGCCGAATAACCGATATGCACCCCGAGCTGGAGGAGCTTATTTATGGCGAAACCCACGACTGCAGAGGAACCTTTGAGAATAAGGATAAGCCTCTCCTCTTCACCATGGCGAGGCTTGATTCCGTAAAGAATATCAGCGGTCTTGTGGAGTGGTATGCCAAGAATGATGAGCTTCGTGAGCAGGCTAACCTTCTCGTGGTTGCCGGTAAGGTGGATGTTGAGCAGTCCAGCGACAACGAGGAGCGTCATCAGATCGAGCGTATGCACCAGCTGATGAACGACTATGATTTGGACGGACAGGTTCGCTGGCTCGGCAGACACCTCGAGAAGAACAAGGCGGGGGAGCTTTACCGGTACGTTGCGGACAGGCAGGGTGCCTTTGTTCAGCCCGCACTCTTTGAGGCCTTTGGTCTAACGGTTATCGAGGCTATGGCCTCCGGTCTCCCCGTATTCGCAACCCTTTACGGCGGTCCCCTTGAGATTATCGAAGAGGGGGTATCCGGTTTTCATATAGACCCGGGTAACGGCGAGGCCTCCTCGGAGAAGATGGTTGAGTTTTTCAGAAAATGCAACGAGAACCCCGACCACTGGAATTATATATCCGATGGAGCGATGGCGAGGGTTAAGAGCAGATACACATGGAAGCTTTATGCACGCAAACTGCTCACACTTTCAAGGGTTTACGGCTTCTGGAAGTATGTCACAAACCTGGAGCGCGAGGAGACCGGGCGTTACCTTGAGATGTTCTACGGAACCGTATATCGCAGGCTTGCGGAGGATATACACTAA
- a CDS encoding cytochrome c3 family protein — translation MKRFILTVFALTLLASGAFAYDKDSSCVQCHGNEAAMEKLGYPQLYLDPDQVEEEVNMGDINCVDCHLGNNEEIVAEKAHEGMPRPFYAAVGKNHKYQAVGRDITNYDRIQPKGDVRFKVLLRQPDPEKAKEKGIKRIIQLFYHDRDPETMAYSPEIAEQTCGKCHMGEVEDYNKSGMGLNKYQRGFTSFTDSPPGPQNCGAWFGDNYDKLEEDCTREYKEESAKGSARGCNKCHASCNDCHYQGYKKSNASHKFAKEVEPMSCYGSGKGTICHAGPNDRRRGAGYMREEFAFPIHELPTGAHAKAGVGCSDCHKMESHSYGHLSSEQARESCKDCHAEVYDAVKSSDEHGSVDCSSCHIQESGAYQFTFWGPGKQEAQKKVYTKHKQYYGVRSQPTLVKHPETGLWIPLKPYPMGVMNIKKDMEPTGLMLRTIEKQTIKGNKDLGEEDFTVERKGDEVNDMYVINGTFKKNLKENDSMLAWIQMDKLSHALGEPRKCDSCHSSHDQEATTWYTYFNATDVKKPFSGSYRVKATKDGLFFTDWMNETPVPVDGQSVENFAPYLVTGNVWDVKGVDMSIPFDEDKVEKVQGKYNMLYGKIHNLTLKYKKAKNEDMLDRLNVIKAVLPHNTAKAEKMLSELK, via the coding sequence ATGAAAAGGTTTATTTTAACCGTTTTCGCTCTCACGCTTTTAGCTTCCGGCGCATTCGCATACGATAAGGATTCAAGCTGTGTGCAGTGCCATGGAAACGAAGCCGCAATGGAAAAGCTCGGCTATCCCCAGCTTTACCTCGACCCCGATCAGGTTGAGGAAGAGGTAAACATGGGTGATATCAACTGCGTAGACTGTCACCTTGGAAACAACGAGGAGATAGTGGCAGAGAAGGCACACGAAGGAATGCCCAGACCCTTCTATGCCGCTGTGGGTAAAAACCACAAGTATCAGGCTGTGGGCAGAGACATAACCAATTACGACCGTATCCAGCCCAAGGGTGATGTCCGTTTTAAGGTACTTCTCCGCCAGCCCGATCCAGAAAAGGCCAAAGAGAAGGGTATCAAACGTATTATTCAGCTCTTTTACCACGACCGTGACCCCGAAACTATGGCATACAGCCCCGAGATCGCAGAGCAGACCTGCGGTAAGTGTCATATGGGCGAGGTAGAGGACTACAACAAGTCCGGCATGGGTCTTAACAAATACCAGAGGGGATTCACCAGCTTCACCGATTCACCTCCCGGGCCCCAGAACTGCGGTGCATGGTTCGGCGACAACTACGATAAGCTCGAAGAGGACTGCACCAGAGAGTACAAGGAAGAATCCGCCAAGGGTTCTGCAAGAGGGTGCAACAAATGCCACGCAAGCTGTAACGACTGTCACTATCAGGGCTACAAGAAATCCAACGCAAGCCACAAGTTTGCAAAAGAGGTTGAGCCCATGTCCTGTTACGGCAGCGGCAAGGGAACCATCTGCCACGCAGGCCCCAACGACAGAAGAAGGGGTGCGGGCTACATGAGAGAGGAGTTTGCATTCCCTATACATGAGCTCCCCACCGGCGCCCATGCAAAGGCGGGAGTAGGCTGTAGCGACTGCCATAAGATGGAGAGCCACTCCTACGGTCATCTAAGCTCGGAACAGGCCAGAGAATCGTGTAAGGACTGCCACGCCGAGGTGTACGATGCCGTCAAGTCCTCCGATGAACACGGCAGTGTGGACTGCTCATCATGTCACATACAGGAATCAGGTGCATACCAGTTCACCTTCTGGGGCCCTGGAAAGCAGGAAGCGCAGAAGAAGGTATACACCAAGCACAAGCAGTACTATGGCGTAAGAAGCCAGCCCACCCTTGTTAAGCATCCTGAAACAGGGCTCTGGATACCCCTCAAGCCTTACCCCATGGGCGTTATGAATATCAAGAAGGATATGGAGCCTACAGGTCTTATGCTAAGAACCATCGAGAAGCAGACCATCAAAGGGAACAAGGATCTCGGCGAAGAGGACTTCACTGTGGAAAGAAAGGGTGACGAGGTTAACGACATGTACGTAATAAACGGTACATTCAAGAAGAACCTCAAGGAGAACGACAGCATGCTCGCATGGATCCAGATGGATAAGCTCAGCCACGCCCTCGGCGAGCCCAGAAAATGCGACTCCTGCCACTCCAGCCACGATCAGGAAGCTACCACATGGTACACCTACTTCAACGCCACAGATGTTAAGAAGCCCTTCAGCGGAAGCTACAGGGTCAAGGCCACAAAGGACGGTCTCTTCTTTACGGACTGGATGAACGAAACACCCGTTCCCGTGGATGGTCAGAGTGTGGAGAACTTCGCCCCCTATCTCGTAACCGGAAACGTATGGGATGTTAAGGGCGTTGATATGTCCATCCCCTTCGATGAGGACAAGGTGGAGAAGGTTCAGGGTAAATACAACATGCTCTACGGCAAGATCCACAATCTTACCCTTAAGTACAAGAAGGCTAAGAACGAGGATATGCTCGACAGGCTCAATGTAATCAAGGCAGTTCTGCCGCATAACACCGCCAAGGCGGAGAAGATGCTTTCAGAACTGAAGTAA
- a CDS encoding sigma-54-dependent transcriptional regulator, translating to MKVLLVDDDVTLSMLLKKSLEDEFDIVTFNDPLKALEHLSKSGADAVISDMKMPGLSGLELLENVKKESPDTFFFLITGFGTVEESVRAIKSGASDYFLKPVDVELLRRKLQDVRQKLSRSEIAGTGTEPVYTSDSFASVLKLAERAAQSDSGILITGETGVGKEVLARYIHEKSKRYAEPFVPVNCGNLQEQLFESELFGYRKGAFTGADRHKRGLVATADGGTLFLDEIGEMPHPVQPRFLRFLETMSYYPVGGLEPETARVRVLSATNRNLEEETSSGEFRQDLYYRLNVLTITIPPLRERREDIMPLALHFLEKFSHINPDVRGISADAEALLGSYHFPGNVRELANIIERSMILETGEEITPASLSISSPSARAAGSSRLEDVIKNHILSTLDECGGNKTKAAEILGVDASTVHRRLKEYGVR from the coding sequence ATGAAAGTTCTTCTTGTTGATGATGATGTAACGCTTTCCATGCTCCTCAAGAAAAGCCTTGAGGACGAGTTTGATATAGTAACCTTTAATGATCCGCTCAAGGCGCTTGAGCATCTCAGCAAATCGGGGGCGGATGCCGTTATCTCCGATATGAAGATGCCCGGCCTTTCCGGTCTTGAACTGCTGGAAAACGTGAAGAAGGAGAGCCCGGATACGTTCTTCTTTCTTATAACGGGCTTCGGAACCGTGGAGGAATCGGTGCGAGCGATCAAATCCGGCGCATCGGACTACTTCCTTAAGCCTGTGGATGTGGAACTTCTGCGTCGCAAGCTGCAGGATGTGCGCCAGAAGCTGAGCCGGTCCGAGATAGCTGGAACCGGAACGGAGCCTGTTTACACCTCGGACAGCTTCGCCTCTGTCCTTAAGCTTGCAGAGCGGGCGGCACAATCCGATTCGGGAATCCTCATAACGGGTGAAACTGGTGTGGGTAAAGAGGTTCTTGCACGATATATCCATGAGAAATCAAAGAGATATGCGGAGCCCTTCGTTCCGGTGAACTGTGGAAACCTTCAGGAACAGCTGTTTGAGAGCGAACTTTTTGGATACCGCAAGGGGGCGTTTACAGGTGCGGACAGGCACAAAAGGGGGCTTGTTGCCACCGCAGACGGCGGAACCCTTTTTCTGGATGAGATAGGGGAGATGCCCCATCCCGTACAGCCCCGTTTCCTCCGCTTCCTCGAAACCATGAGCTATTATCCCGTTGGCGGTCTGGAGCCGGAGACAGCGAGGGTTCGTGTGCTCTCCGCCACAAACAGGAACCTTGAGGAGGAGACTTCCAGCGGAGAGTTCAGGCAGGACCTCTACTACAGGCTTAATGTGCTCACCATAACGATCCCCCCTCTGCGTGAGCGGCGTGAGGACATCATGCCCCTTGCTCTTCACTTCCTGGAAAAATTCAGTCATATCAATCCCGATGTGCGTGGCATATCTGCGGATGCTGAGGCTTTATTGGGTTCCTATCATTTCCCTGGTAACGTTCGTGAGCTTGCTAACATTATCGAGCGAAGCATGATCCTTGAAACCGGTGAAGAGATAACCCCCGCATCCCTCAGTATCTCATCCCCATCTGCCAGAGCGGCAGGCTCCAGCAGGCTTGAGGATGTTATCAAAAACCATATCCTTTCCACCCTTGATGAGTGCGGCGGAAACAAAACCAAAGCCGCAGAGATCCTCGGAGTGGATGCCTCCACTGTCCACCGCAGGCTTAAGGAGTACGGCGTAAGGTAG
- a CDS encoding sensor histidine kinase has translation MSRKLAMWISVLVALVLLLSTGIYFAQSRAVIEREIGRRATELLEADRKTVADFLYHMQSVTFGLFHNPYLTMYLDSGEGKDEIENLFMNYCANIPEIQALRVVDSDGVIRIFIRECVNLTGEEGYEPIDISDKEFMQPAFELEEESIIFSNFERGHLPDATSFCPSMLRAVIPFMENGEKRGFLVVNFWGERIGAVIDKMRKEEGFSFIAEMNRKEPMRHGIFLFHRDKTYEFANQMEHNKRVISVYGEDVMHAFENNRNGLMKINNGKDYLAFTTISPYNDVRRQWKIAAVLNGDFIFRSLSGLKYNFIIVMAVSLFMSVITAFIFSARFLKPIGDIKYSLQQYGEGNLDHELEGDFTDELNDMADSIREMASSLKHHIEGMKESRRKMEIVDRLSSLSVLSAGISHELATPLNSILVACTLMEKEYGKSEELTAVRAQAERCVDILSAMKRLMTDSSAQDKTNVNLRETIENIMRFLEVDAKISLKAELNDVYITANETLISQVVLNILINAVDAVYPEGEVNIKLFCIDSSAVLEVSDTGRGMDEKEMENIFDPFFTTKSPDKGTGLGLSIVHRIVTEHGGRISVESEKERGTTIRVEFDESSSC, from the coding sequence ATGAGCAGAAAACTAGCTATGTGGATCAGCGTCCTTGTGGCGCTGGTCCTTCTTCTTTCCACCGGTATTTATTTTGCGCAGTCCCGTGCTGTCATAGAGAGGGAGATAGGCAGGCGTGCCACAGAGCTTCTTGAAGCGGACAGGAAGACTGTTGCGGATTTCCTTTATCACATGCAGAGCGTTACCTTCGGCCTTTTCCATAACCCATACCTTACAATGTATCTCGACTCCGGCGAGGGGAAGGACGAGATAGAAAACCTTTTCATGAACTACTGCGCCAATATACCCGAGATTCAGGCTTTGCGTGTTGTGGATAGTGACGGCGTTATCCGTATATTCATCAGGGAATGCGTAAACCTCACCGGGGAGGAGGGTTACGAGCCCATCGATATCTCCGACAAAGAGTTTATGCAGCCCGCCTTTGAGCTGGAGGAGGAGAGTATAATCTTCTCCAACTTCGAGCGGGGTCACCTCCCAGACGCTACAAGCTTCTGCCCGTCCATGCTGAGGGCTGTTATCCCATTTATGGAGAACGGAGAGAAGAGGGGCTTCCTTGTGGTGAACTTCTGGGGTGAGCGTATCGGCGCAGTTATCGATAAGATGCGCAAAGAAGAGGGTTTCAGCTTCATCGCCGAGATGAATAGGAAGGAGCCGATGCGCCACGGGATATTCCTTTTCCATCGGGATAAAACATATGAATTTGCAAACCAGATGGAGCATAACAAGCGTGTGATTTCGGTTTATGGCGAAGATGTTATGCACGCCTTTGAGAATAACCGCAACGGGCTAATGAAGATTAACAACGGAAAGGATTACCTCGCCTTCACAACTATTTCACCTTACAACGACGTCAGGAGGCAATGGAAGATTGCCGCAGTTCTTAACGGGGATTTCATCTTCCGCAGCCTCTCGGGTCTTAAATACAACTTCATAATTGTAATGGCGGTATCCCTCTTCATGAGCGTGATAACAGCCTTCATATTCTCCGCAAGGTTCCTTAAGCCCATCGGTGATATAAAGTATTCTCTCCAGCAGTACGGCGAGGGGAACCTCGACCATGAGCTTGAGGGGGATTTCACCGATGAACTCAACGATATGGCGGATTCCATACGTGAGATGGCAAGTTCCCTCAAACACCATATCGAGGGTATGAAGGAGAGCAGGCGTAAGATGGAGATAGTGGACAGACTCAGCTCCCTGAGCGTTCTGAGTGCAGGCATATCCCATGAGCTTGCAACACCGCTGAACTCCATTCTGGTGGCCTGCACCCTCATGGAAAAGGAGTACGGAAAGAGCGAGGAGCTTACGGCGGTTCGGGCTCAGGCGGAGCGGTGTGTGGATATACTCTCAGCCATGAAGAGGCTTATGACCGACAGCTCGGCGCAGGATAAAACCAACGTAAACCTTCGTGAAACCATAGAGAACATCATGCGGTTCCTTGAGGTGGATGCAAAGATATCACTAAAAGCAGAGCTTAATGATGTATACATAACAGCTAATGAGACCCTCATATCCCAGGTTGTTCTGAATATCCTGATAAATGCGGTGGATGCCGTTTACCCCGAGGGTGAGGTGAATATTAAGCTATTCTGCATCGACAGCTCTGCGGTGCTGGAGGTTTCGGACACTGGCAGGGGTATGGATGAGAAAGAGATGGAGAATATATTCGACCCCTTCTTCACAACCAAATCACCGGACAAAGGCACAGGGCTTGGTTTGAGTATTGTGCACAGGATTGTCACCGAACACGGCGGACGCATATCCGTGGAATCGGAGAAGGAGAGGGGTACAACCATAAGGGTGGAATTCGATGAAAGTTCTTCTTGTTGA
- the nifA gene encoding nif-specific transcriptional activator NifA, with amino-acid sequence MKNELSYYKTAIETIYEISMEFYSSEDRKSALRQVLSILSDNLGMERGFILLYDENAKQLYIEASLENTLDKGGRVYYRLEEGIVGKVFRLGMPILIPDISKEPIFLNRMRRELQNQAFSFLAVPIKEDHTTFGVLAVDKNAADIFSTTTEIDLLKMISTLLASFLRKTGEIEEEKKILSDEKERLQNQVRRKFSFKGLIGTGKTMQTVFERVAMVSRTKSTVLIRGESGTGKEVVAKTVHYNSERADKPFIAVNCAAIPGELIESELFGYQKGAFTGATQEKKGKFEMADGGTLFLDEIGDMPHEAQSKLLRVLQEMRVERLGGTRSIEVNVRVITATNKNLEEEVRASRFRLDLYYRLNVVTIFLPPLRKRKEDIPLLAENKLKRFNDEYATELRFAPETLNAMMHCNYPGNVRELENCVERAALSAIGSKEIRPQHVSCLRGDVCYSRLMESMFSDAPAQSAETPAPRPPDADPPRIQEAYSPPPPMEERSLSSEPIPDIKEPMSERQSIIDALEKSGWVQAKAARMLGMTVRQMNYRIKKYDIHVRRF; translated from the coding sequence ATGAAAAATGAACTCAGCTATTACAAAACTGCCATAGAGACCATCTACGAGATAAGCATGGAGTTCTACTCCTCCGAGGATCGCAAGAGTGCTTTGCGTCAGGTTTTAAGCATTCTGAGCGACAATCTTGGCATGGAGCGGGGCTTCATACTCCTTTATGATGAGAACGCAAAACAGCTATATATCGAAGCATCCCTTGAAAACACCCTCGATAAGGGTGGAAGGGTCTACTACAGGCTTGAGGAGGGGATCGTGGGCAAGGTGTTTCGCCTGGGAATGCCGATTCTCATCCCCGACATAAGCAAGGAACCTATCTTCCTCAACCGTATGCGACGTGAACTGCAGAATCAGGCCTTCAGCTTCCTTGCAGTCCCAATCAAGGAGGACCACACCACCTTCGGCGTGCTTGCCGTGGATAAGAACGCCGCCGATATTTTCAGCACCACAACCGAGATAGACCTACTCAAGATGATATCAACACTCCTCGCCTCATTCCTTCGCAAAACGGGAGAGATCGAGGAGGAGAAGAAGATCCTCTCCGACGAGAAGGAGCGTTTGCAGAATCAGGTGAGGCGCAAGTTCAGCTTCAAAGGGCTTATCGGTACGGGGAAGACTATGCAGACCGTCTTTGAGCGTGTTGCAATGGTCTCAAGGACGAAGTCCACAGTGCTTATCAGGGGTGAAAGCGGAACGGGAAAAGAGGTTGTGGCAAAGACTGTCCACTACAACAGCGAAAGGGCAGACAAGCCTTTCATCGCCGTCAACTGTGCCGCCATACCGGGGGAACTCATTGAGAGTGAGCTCTTCGGCTACCAGAAGGGAGCCTTCACAGGTGCCACCCAGGAGAAGAAAGGGAAGTTTGAGATGGCGGACGGCGGAACGCTTTTCCTCGATGAGATAGGGGATATGCCCCACGAGGCCCAGAGCAAGCTTTTGCGTGTTTTGCAGGAGATGCGTGTGGAACGCCTCGGCGGAACCAGATCCATAGAGGTAAACGTACGTGTTATCACGGCCACAAACAAAAACCTCGAGGAAGAGGTTCGGGCGAGCCGTTTCCGTCTTGATCTATACTACCGTCTCAACGTAGTTACCATATTCCTCCCCCCTCTGCGTAAAAGGAAGGAGGACATACCCCTTCTTGCTGAAAACAAGCTTAAGCGATTCAATGATGAATACGCCACGGAACTGAGGTTCGCCCCCGAAACACTGAATGCAATGATGCACTGCAACTACCCGGGCAACGTTCGGGAGCTTGAGAACTGCGTTGAAAGAGCCGCACTCTCAGCCATTGGCTCAAAGGAGATACGCCCCCAGCATGTGAGCTGTCTGCGGGGTGATGTCTGCTACTCCCGCCTTATGGAATCGATGTTCAGCGACGCTCCGGCACAAAGCGCAGAGACCCCGGCACCAAGACCACCCGATGCCGATCCGCCAAGGATTCAGGAGGCATACTCCCCCCCTCCCCCCATGGAGGAGAGATCACTCAGCAGTGAGCCGATACCGGATATTAAAGAGCCTATGAGTGAGCGTCAGTCCATAATTGATGCCCTTGAGAAATCAGGCTGGGTGCAGGCGAAGGCGGCAAGAATGCTCGGGATGACCGTTCGCCAGATGAACTACCGGATCAAGAAATACGACATCCACGTCCGAAGATTCTAG